The DNA sequence CTTTCAGGACCAACTGAAACTAAATAAACATTGATTCCTAAATAGTTTTCAATAAACTCAATATATTTTTTTGCATTAGCAGGAAGTTCATCATACGTTCTGGCGTGCGTAATATCTTCGTCCCAACCTTCCAATTCTTCATACATTGGTTCGTACTTATATAATTTCGTCGTTGAAGAAGTGAAGTAGTCGATAATTTTACCGTCTTCTGTTTTGTATTTGGTTGCAATTTTCAAAGTAGGCATTCCCGAAAGAACATCTAATTTGGTAATGACTAAATTATTAATTCCATTAATCATGGTTGCATGTTTTAATGAAACCAAATCTAACCAACCACATCTTCTTGGTCTTCCTGTAGTTGCACCGAATTCATGACCAATTCTTCTCATCTCTTCACCGATCTCGTCGTTCAGCTCCGTAGGAAAAGGACCATTTCCAACTCTTGTTGTATATGCTTTCGCAACACCAATTAAATTCTGAAGACTTGTTGGAGGAACTCCGGCACCGGAACAAACTCCACCTGTTGTTGGCGAAGAAGAGGTAACGTAAGGATACGTTCCGAAATCGATATCTAACATGGCAGCTTGCGCTCCTTCAAACAAAATATTTTTACCATCGTGAATTGCTTGATTCAATTCAACTTCGGTATCAACGATTCTGTCCTTTAATGTTTCACCAAGTGCTAAAAACTCATTGTAAATTTCATCAAAGTCTAATTTTGGTTTCTCGAAATATTTTTCGAAAAGTGAATTTTTAGTTTTAAGATTTTTCTTGATTTTTTCTGCTAAAACCTCAGGGTTTAACAAA is a window from the Kaistella flava (ex Peng et al. 2021) genome containing:
- a CDS encoding adenylosuccinate synthase, producing the protein MATYVVVGLQYGDEGKGKITDVLSAKSDYVVRFQGGDNAGHTVYAGEEKFVLHLLPSGVLQCKGKCIIANGVVVNPKAFLKEIGQIEEKGMRTDHVFISRRAHVIMPYHILLDTYREEEEGGTQIGTTKKGIGPCYEDKIARVGIRMVDLLNPEVLAEKIKKNLKTKNSLFEKYFEKPKLDFDEIYNEFLALGETLKDRIVDTEVELNQAIHDGKNILFEGAQAAMLDIDFGTYPYVTSSSPTTGGVCSGAGVPPTSLQNLIGVAKAYTTRVGNGPFPTELNDEIGEEMRRIGHEFGATTGRPRRCGWLDLVSLKHATMINGINNLVITKLDVLSGMPTLKIATKYKTEDGKIIDYFTSSTTKLYKYEPMYEELEGWDEDITHARTYDELPANAKKYIEFIENYLGINVYLVSVGPERSQNIIRKELF